A section of the Quatrionicoccus australiensis genome encodes:
- a CDS encoding DUF1289 domain-containing protein — translation MDNLEDLYPCVGICELDPDSGYCLGCGRPPLDEPQGDAAGNSPVDTPAPADHALDTPA, via the coding sequence ATGGATAACCTGGAAGACCTCTACCCCTGCGTCGGCATCTGCGAGCTCGACCCCGATTCCGGCTACTGCCTGGGCTGCGGCCGGCCGCCGCTGGACGAGCCGCAAGGCGATGCGGCCGGCAATTCGCCCGTAGATACCCCCGCTCCCGCTGACCACGCTCTGGATACGCCGGCATGA
- a CDS encoding enoyl-CoA hydratase/isomerase family protein — protein MPFQALEIELTGPVATIWMNRPDLHNAFDELLIAELTAACIALDEDKDVRVVVLAGRGKSFSAGADLNWMKRAANNGLDDNLNDARALARMLRTLAEMKKPTIARVQGAALGGGMGLAAACDVAVAATKAVFATSEVKFGIIPSAISPYVLRAIGARQATRYFQSAERISAERAREIGLVHECVDAEQLDAKVQEIATALLQGGPLAQAAAKDLIRAVAGQPVNETLVEETAHRIAHLRATPEAREGIAAFLDKRSPAWIGE, from the coding sequence ATGCCCTTCCAAGCCCTGGAAATCGAACTCACCGGCCCGGTCGCCACGATCTGGATGAACCGGCCCGACCTGCACAACGCCTTCGACGAACTCCTGATCGCCGAACTCACCGCCGCCTGCATCGCCCTCGATGAAGACAAGGACGTCCGCGTCGTCGTCCTCGCCGGCCGCGGCAAAAGCTTTTCGGCCGGCGCCGACCTGAACTGGATGAAGCGCGCCGCCAACAACGGGCTCGACGACAATCTCAACGACGCGCGTGCCCTCGCCCGCATGCTGCGCACGCTGGCCGAGATGAAAAAGCCGACCATCGCCCGTGTCCAGGGCGCCGCGCTCGGTGGCGGCATGGGTCTCGCTGCCGCCTGCGACGTCGCTGTCGCCGCGACAAAAGCCGTGTTTGCGACCTCAGAAGTCAAATTCGGCATCATCCCCTCGGCCATTTCGCCCTACGTGCTACGCGCCATCGGCGCCCGTCAGGCGACGCGCTACTTCCAGTCGGCCGAGCGCATCAGCGCCGAACGCGCCCGCGAAATCGGCCTGGTACACGAATGTGTCGACGCCGAACAGCTCGATGCCAAGGTGCAGGAAATCGCCACCGCCCTGCTCCAGGGCGGCCCGCTCGCCCAGGCTGCGGCCAAGGACCTGATCCGCGCCGTCGCCGGCCAGCCGGTCAACGAAACCCTGGTCGAGGAAACTGCCCACCGCATCGCCCACCTGCGCGCCACGCCGGAAGCCCGCGAAGGCATTGCCGCCTTTCTCGATAAACGTTCGCCTGCCTGGATAGGGGAATAA
- a CDS encoding hydroxymethylglutaryl-CoA lyase: protein MNLPSKVKIVEVGPRDGLQNEKQVVPTEIKIELIERLAAAGLPVIEATSFVSPKWVPQMGDNTAVMQGIRRRPGTVYAALTPNLQGFDAAIQAGADEVAIFGAASESFSRKNINCSISESLKRFEPIVSAASALEIRVRGYVSCVVGCPYEGDIAPEQAASVARTLYDMGCYEVSLGDTIGVGNPASVSRMIEACARKIPVEHLAGHYHDTYGMAIANIYASLQLGMATFDSSIAGLGGCPYAKGASGNVATEDVVYLLSSLGIETGINLATLTAIGDWISRTINRPNGAKAGRAICAKNAE, encoded by the coding sequence ATGAATCTCCCCAGCAAAGTCAAAATCGTCGAAGTCGGCCCGCGCGACGGGCTGCAGAATGAAAAACAGGTCGTCCCGACCGAAATCAAGATCGAGCTGATCGAGCGGCTGGCCGCAGCCGGGCTGCCGGTCATCGAGGCGACCTCCTTCGTGTCGCCGAAATGGGTGCCGCAGATGGGCGACAACACGGCGGTGATGCAGGGCATCCGCCGCCGGCCCGGTACGGTATACGCCGCGCTGACCCCGAATTTGCAGGGTTTCGATGCCGCGATCCAGGCCGGGGCAGATGAAGTCGCCATTTTCGGTGCCGCATCCGAGAGCTTTTCCCGGAAAAACATCAATTGCTCGATTTCCGAGAGCCTGAAACGCTTCGAACCCATCGTTTCTGCGGCCAGCGCGCTGGAAATCCGCGTCCGCGGCTATGTTTCCTGCGTCGTCGGCTGCCCTTACGAAGGCGACATCGCCCCCGAGCAGGCGGCCAGCGTCGCCCGCACCCTGTACGACATGGGCTGCTACGAAGTGTCGCTGGGCGATACCATCGGCGTCGGCAACCCGGCCAGCGTCAGCCGCATGATCGAGGCCTGTGCGCGCAAAATTCCGGTCGAGCATCTCGCCGGGCATTACCACGACACCTACGGCATGGCGATTGCCAACATTTACGCCTCGCTGCAACTCGGCATGGCGACTTTCGACAGCTCGATTGCCGGGCTGGGCGGCTGTCCCTACGCCAAAGGTGCCTCCGGCAATGTCGCGACCGAAGACGTTGTCTATTTATTAAGCAGCCTGGGCATTGAAACCGGCATCAATCTGGCTACACTGACGGCTATCGGTGACTGGATTTCCAGGACCATCAATCGCCCGAACGGCGCCAAGGCCGGCCGGGCCATCTGCGCCAAGAATGCCGAGTGA
- a CDS encoding DJ-1/PfpI family protein encodes MAAQKILMLTGDYTEDYETMVPFQALLMVGHTVHAVCPGKKAGQQVRTAIHDFEGDQTYSEKPGHNFTLNASFDEIKVEDYDALVIPGGRAPEYLRLNPQVIAAVQHFANTNKPIAAICHGAQLLAAASVLASRTCSAYPACGPEVSAAGGIYADIPVDQAKVDGKLVTAPAWPAHPDWLAKFLQVLGTRIEL; translated from the coding sequence ATGGCAGCGCAGAAAATCCTCATGCTCACCGGTGACTACACCGAAGACTACGAAACCATGGTGCCCTTCCAGGCGCTATTGATGGTCGGCCATACGGTCCACGCCGTCTGCCCGGGCAAAAAGGCCGGCCAGCAGGTGCGTACCGCGATCCACGACTTCGAGGGCGACCAGACCTATTCCGAGAAGCCGGGCCACAATTTCACGCTCAACGCCAGCTTCGATGAAATCAAGGTCGAGGACTACGACGCGCTGGTCATTCCCGGCGGCCGCGCCCCGGAATACCTGCGCCTCAACCCGCAGGTGATTGCCGCCGTGCAGCATTTCGCCAATACCAATAAACCGATTGCCGCGATCTGCCACGGCGCCCAGCTGCTCGCCGCGGCTAGCGTGCTGGCCAGCCGCACCTGCAGCGCCTACCCAGCCTGCGGCCCGGAAGTGAGCGCAGCCGGCGGCATCTATGCCGACATCCCGGTCGACCAGGCCAAGGTAGACGGCAAGCTGGTCACCGCCCCGGCCTGGCCGGCGCATCCGGACTGGCTGGCCAAGTTCCTGCAGGTGCTGGGAACGCGCATCGAACTCTGA
- a CDS encoding carboxyl transferase domain-containing protein: MTILKSQLNPRSADFQANAAAMTTVVADLHEKVEKIALGGPEAARQKHLARGKLLPRERVSALLDPGTPFLEIGQFAAYGMYGGDVPAASVIAGIGRVEGIECMIVANDATVKGGTYYPLTVKKHLRAQEIALENRLPCIYLVDSGGAFLPMQDEVFPDKEHFGRIFFNQANLSAAGIPQIAAVMGSCTAGGAYVPAMCDESIIVKNQGTIFLGGPPLVKAATGEVVSAEDLGGADVHTRISGVVDHLAENDAHALAIARRIVKDLNWKKAPPVTLTAPTEPLFSPEELYGVIPTDAKKPFDVREIIARIVDGSDFDEFKARYGTTLVCGFARIYGYPVGIVANNGILFSESALKGAHFIELCAQRGIPLVFLQNITGFMVGRKYENGGIARDGAKMVTAVATAKVPKFTVVIGGSFGAGNYGMCGRAYSPRFLWMWPNARISVMGGEQAAGVLATVKRDGIEAAGKTWSTEEEAAFKAPIREQYETQGHPYYASARLWDDGIIDPADTRRVLGLGLSASMNAPAEETKFGIFRM; this comes from the coding sequence ATGACCATCCTGAAATCCCAACTCAACCCGCGCAGCGCCGACTTCCAGGCCAACGCGGCCGCGATGACCACGGTTGTCGCCGACCTGCATGAAAAGGTCGAGAAGATCGCCCTCGGCGGCCCGGAAGCGGCGCGCCAGAAGCACCTGGCACGCGGCAAGCTGCTGCCGCGCGAGCGGGTCAGCGCCCTGCTCGATCCCGGCACGCCCTTCCTTGAGATCGGCCAGTTCGCGGCCTACGGCATGTACGGCGGCGACGTACCGGCCGCCTCGGTGATCGCCGGCATCGGCCGCGTCGAGGGCATCGAATGCATGATCGTTGCCAACGATGCGACGGTGAAGGGCGGCACCTATTACCCGCTGACCGTCAAAAAGCACCTGCGCGCCCAGGAAATCGCCCTGGAAAACCGCCTGCCCTGCATCTATCTGGTCGATTCCGGCGGCGCCTTCCTGCCCATGCAGGACGAGGTCTTCCCGGACAAGGAACATTTCGGCCGCATCTTCTTCAACCAGGCCAACCTGTCGGCTGCCGGCATCCCGCAGATTGCCGCCGTGATGGGCTCATGCACGGCCGGCGGCGCCTACGTGCCGGCGATGTGCGACGAGTCGATCATCGTCAAGAACCAGGGCACGATCTTTTTGGGCGGCCCGCCGCTGGTCAAGGCGGCAACCGGTGAGGTCGTCTCGGCCGAAGACCTCGGCGGCGCCGACGTGCATACGCGCATCTCCGGCGTCGTCGATCATCTGGCCGAGAACGACGCGCACGCGCTGGCCATCGCGCGGCGCATCGTCAAGGATCTGAACTGGAAAAAGGCCCCGCCAGTCACGTTGACCGCCCCGACCGAGCCGCTGTTCAGCCCGGAAGAACTGTACGGCGTGATTCCGACCGATGCCAAGAAGCCTTTCGACGTGCGCGAGATCATCGCCCGCATCGTTGACGGCTCCGACTTCGACGAATTCAAGGCCCGCTACGGCACGACGCTGGTCTGTGGCTTTGCCCGCATCTACGGCTACCCGGTGGGGATCGTCGCCAACAACGGCATTTTGTTCAGCGAATCGGCCCTCAAGGGTGCGCATTTCATCGAACTCTGCGCCCAGCGCGGCATTCCGCTCGTCTTCCTGCAGAACATCACCGGCTTCATGGTCGGCCGCAAGTACGAAAACGGCGGCATCGCGCGCGACGGTGCCAAGATGGTGACCGCTGTCGCCACCGCCAAGGTGCCGAAATTCACCGTCGTCATCGGCGGCAGTTTCGGTGCCGGCAACTACGGCATGTGCGGCCGCGCCTACTCGCCCCGCTTCCTGTGGATGTGGCCGAACGCGCGCATCTCGGTGATGGGCGGCGAACAGGCGGCCGGCGTGCTGGCCACGGTCAAGCGCGACGGCATCGAAGCGGCCGGCAAGACCTGGAGCACCGAGGAAGAAGCCGCTTTCAAGGCGCCGATCCGCGAGCAATACGAGACGCAGGGCCATCCCTACTACGCCTCGGCACGGCTCTGGGACGACGGCATCATCGACCCGGCCGACACCCGCCGCGTCCTCGGCCTCGGCCTTTCCGCCTCGATGAACGCGCCGGCCGAAGAAACGAAGTTCGGCATCTTCCGGATGTAA
- a CDS encoding acetyl/propionyl/methylcrotonyl-CoA carboxylase subunit alpha — translation MFNKILIANRGEIACRVIKTARRLGIRTVAVYSEADANARHVRLADEAVLLGPAAARESYLVAEKIIDACRRTGAQAVHPGYGFLSENADFADALAAAGIAFIGPPASAIRAMGSKSEAKKLMGKAAVPLTPGYHGDDQTPELLHKEADQIGYPVLIKAAAGGGGKGMRLVERSEDFPDALASCKREAISSFGNDHVLIEKYITKPRHIEIQVFADSLGNCVYLFERDCSVQRRHQKVLEEAPAPGMSEERRREMGEAAVAAAKAVGYVGAGTVEFIANQDGSFYFMEMNTRLQVEHPVTEMITGQDLVEWQLRVASGQPLPLAQNQLQIRGHALEARIYAEDANKGFLPSTGRLIRLTPPAESINVRVDTGVEEGDEITPYYDPMVAKLIVWDENRAAALARMRKALADYRVAGVTTNIDFLSRLVACPAFAGADLDTGLIERQKEFLFPAAQAVPRDALLVATVGELLWEQHAARQAAKGSGDPFSPWHARDGWRMNLSSARTISFRDGETLVDAHVRYQDDHWRITLHGETTQARGKKLDGDRFAVELDDRRLIASVVGVDGKRAVFLNGSTYSLLRDDPLHRVDAGDSHGGGLTAPMPGKVVALLAQVGQKVEKGTPLLILEAMKMEHTITAPATGTVKAFCYAAGEQVSDGAALVEFETN, via the coding sequence ATGTTCAACAAGATCCTCATCGCCAACCGCGGAGAAATAGCCTGCCGGGTAATTAAAACCGCACGCCGCCTCGGCATCCGCACCGTCGCCGTCTATTCCGAGGCCGATGCCAATGCTCGCCATGTCCGCCTCGCCGACGAAGCCGTGCTGCTCGGCCCGGCCGCCGCCCGCGAGTCCTACCTGGTCGCCGAGAAGATCATCGACGCCTGCCGGCGCACCGGCGCCCAAGCGGTCCACCCCGGCTACGGCTTCCTTTCCGAGAATGCCGATTTCGCCGATGCGCTGGCCGCGGCCGGCATCGCCTTCATCGGCCCGCCGGCTTCGGCGATCCGCGCCATGGGCTCGAAGTCCGAAGCCAAGAAACTGATGGGCAAGGCGGCCGTGCCGCTGACGCCGGGTTACCACGGCGACGATCAGACGCCAGAATTGCTGCACAAGGAAGCCGACCAGATCGGCTACCCGGTGCTGATCAAGGCGGCAGCCGGCGGCGGCGGCAAGGGCATGCGCCTGGTCGAGAGAAGCGAGGATTTCCCCGATGCGCTGGCCTCCTGCAAGCGCGAGGCGATTTCCAGCTTCGGCAATGATCACGTGCTGATCGAGAAATACATCACCAAGCCGCGCCACATCGAAATCCAGGTCTTTGCCGACAGCCTCGGCAACTGCGTTTACCTGTTCGAGCGCGACTGCTCGGTGCAGCGCCGCCACCAGAAGGTGCTGGAAGAAGCGCCCGCCCCCGGCATGAGCGAGGAGCGCCGCCGCGAGATGGGCGAAGCAGCGGTTGCCGCAGCCAAGGCGGTCGGTTACGTCGGCGCCGGCACGGTCGAGTTCATCGCCAATCAGGACGGCTCGTTCTACTTCATGGAAATGAACACCCGCCTGCAGGTCGAACATCCGGTCACCGAGATGATCACCGGCCAGGACCTCGTCGAATGGCAATTGCGCGTCGCCAGCGGTCAACCGCTGCCGCTTGCGCAAAACCAGTTGCAGATCCGCGGCCACGCACTCGAAGCACGCATCTACGCCGAGGATGCGAACAAGGGCTTCCTGCCCTCGACCGGCCGGCTGATCCGCCTGACGCCGCCCGCCGAGTCGATCAACGTCCGGGTCGATACCGGCGTCGAAGAAGGCGACGAGATCACGCCCTACTACGACCCGATGGTCGCCAAGCTGATCGTCTGGGACGAAAACCGCGCTGCCGCACTGGCCCGCATGCGCAAGGCCCTGGCCGACTACCGCGTCGCCGGCGTCACCACCAATATCGATTTTCTGTCGCGCCTTGTCGCCTGCCCGGCCTTTGCCGGCGCCGACCTCGACACCGGCCTGATCGAACGCCAGAAGGAATTCCTTTTCCCCGCCGCCCAGGCCGTGCCGCGCGATGCGCTGCTGGTGGCCACGGTCGGCGAACTGCTCTGGGAACAGCATGCAGCCCGGCAGGCCGCCAAAGGCAGCGGCGATCCGTTCTCGCCCTGGCACGCCCGCGACGGCTGGCGCATGAACCTGAGTTCGGCGCGCACGATCAGCTTCCGCGATGGCGAAACGCTGGTCGACGCGCATGTCCGTTATCAGGACGATCACTGGCGGATCACGCTGCACGGTGAAACGACGCAGGCACGCGGCAAGAAACTGGATGGCGACCGTTTTGCCGTCGAACTCGACGACCGCCGCCTGATCGCCAGCGTCGTTGGCGTAGACGGGAAACGCGCCGTATTCCTCAACGGTAGCACGTACTCACTTCTGCGCGATGACCCGCTGCACCGTGTCGATGCCGGGGACAGCCACGGTGGCGGCCTGACTGCGCCGATGCCTGGCAAGGTCGTCGCCCTGCTCGCGCAGGTCGGCCAGAAGGTGGAAAAAGGTACGCCGCTGCTGATTCTGGAAGCGATGAAAATGGAACACACCATCACCGCCCCCGCCACCGGTACCGTCAAGGCCTTCTGCTACGCAGCCGGCGAACAGGTCAGCGACGGCGCGGCATTGGTCGAATTCGAGACAAACTAA
- a CDS encoding FMN-binding negative transcriptional regulator, producing the protein MYLPKHFAVSDPARLHDLMRAFPLATVVTHGPDGLEANHVPLLLDTEAGPHGTLRGHVARGNPLARQTVDSEILVIFQGHECYISPSNYATKAEHGKVVPTWNYCAVHAHGRLQLVDDTDWLLAQLTALTAEHEGGLAKPWAVGDAPADYIEKMLGAIVGIEISIDRLIGKWKVSQNQPAVNQASLVEALAGQPMAGLIREGASFK; encoded by the coding sequence ATGTACCTGCCCAAGCACTTCGCAGTCAGCGACCCGGCCCGCCTGCATGACCTGATGCGCGCCTTCCCGCTCGCCACCGTCGTCACGCACGGACCCGACGGGCTGGAGGCCAATCATGTGCCACTGCTGCTCGATACGGAAGCCGGCCCCCACGGCACGCTGCGTGGCCATGTCGCGCGCGGCAATCCGCTGGCGCGCCAGACGGTCGACAGCGAAATTCTGGTCATTTTCCAGGGGCACGAGTGCTACATCAGCCCTTCCAACTACGCGACCAAGGCCGAACACGGCAAGGTCGTACCGACCTGGAACTACTGCGCCGTGCATGCGCATGGCCGCCTGCAGCTGGTCGACGACACCGACTGGCTTTTGGCGCAATTGACGGCGTTGACCGCCGAACACGAGGGCGGGTTGGCCAAGCCTTGGGCGGTTGGTGATGCACCGGCTGATTACATCGAGAAAATGCTTGGGGCGATTGTCGGGATCGAGATTTCGATTGACCGTCTCATTGGCAAATGGAAGGTCAGCCAGAACCAGCCGGCGGTTAATCAGGCCAGCCTGGTTGAGGCGCTGGCTGGGCAGCCGATGGCGGGGCTGATTCGGGAGGGGGCTTCTTTTAAATGA
- a CDS encoding MBL fold metallo-hydrolase — MKPGLPDSLLVLERGWLSANNILCFDGPEATLIDSGYVTHAAQTVELVGNALDGRRLKRLINTHSHSDHIGGNAALQAVHGCEIVVPAGLHAVIADWDENALLLSPLGQQGGRFQHDSLLAPGDQFAMGGLNWQALAVPGHDMEALAYYNPERRILISGDALWENGFGVIFPELLGEADGLASTRATLEMLAHLPIDIVIPGHGSPFAAVDLAFERAFRRLDSFAASIDKLAWHAIKVIASFAMMEKRRLRETDFAGFILGLPFAVDVNKRYLDLPEDLLCERLERELLLVGALQLEDGWLSAG; from the coding sequence ATGAAGCCTGGCCTGCCGGACTCGCTGCTCGTCCTCGAGCGCGGCTGGCTGTCGGCCAACAACATCCTGTGTTTTGACGGCCCGGAAGCAACGCTGATCGACAGCGGCTATGTCACGCATGCGGCGCAGACCGTCGAACTGGTCGGCAATGCGCTGGACGGTCGACGCCTCAAAAGACTGATAAATACCCACTCGCACTCCGACCATATCGGCGGCAACGCGGCGCTGCAGGCCGTCCATGGCTGCGAAATCGTCGTCCCGGCCGGCTTGCATGCAGTGATTGCCGACTGGGACGAAAACGCCCTGCTCCTCTCGCCGCTCGGCCAGCAAGGCGGCCGCTTCCAGCACGACAGCCTGCTCGCGCCGGGCGACCAGTTCGCCATGGGCGGCCTGAACTGGCAGGCGCTGGCCGTACCCGGCCACGACATGGAAGCGCTCGCCTACTACAACCCGGAGCGGCGCATCCTGATCTCCGGCGATGCGCTCTGGGAAAACGGCTTCGGCGTCATCTTCCCGGAACTGCTCGGCGAGGCCGACGGCCTGGCGAGCACGCGGGCAACGCTGGAAATGCTCGCCCACCTGCCGATCGACATCGTCATTCCCGGTCATGGCAGCCCGTTCGCAGCGGTCGACCTCGCTTTCGAGCGCGCTTTCCGCCGCCTCGACAGTTTCGCCGCCAGCATCGACAAACTGGCCTGGCATGCGATCAAGGTTATCGCTTCCTTCGCCATGATGGAAAAACGCCGTCTGCGCGAGACGGACTTCGCCGGCTTCATCCTCGGCCTACCCTTTGCCGTCGACGTAAACAAACGCTACCTCGACCTGCCGGAAGACCTGTTGTGCGAGCGCCTCGAACGCGAGCTGCTGCTGGTCGGCGCGCTGCAGCTCGAAGACGGCTGGCTGAGCGCCGGCTGA
- a CDS encoding methyl-accepting chemotaxis protein produces the protein MSFRNRLLLGMTLIMAAFITAVVVAYGGLHSSSAQFGAFLDGVGSLNQGYREMYAQGLQMGQALRNIVLDPANPKAFENLEKARKDFATARDTASRAAATVDGFASSVSRLEPLASAQADAQKQVMEALKSGHLDEAKTLINSKETPAWRALKKALLDDIEALQKLTETHRSEVTSQVEREQKIILGLALLAVAIGIGSVVTTLAYVRRELGGEPAYARQVANAVATGDLTQPISLLGNDRDSLLAALAAMQEHLRQLVGTLSGHARDVDQTARQVADATDLVAAGSTQQLQLASAMVGNTQNLTGSLNEVMSAVSEAERIVAESGSISDSGAALAGRTAVETEAMAESVRVTAGHIQELGAQSVQINSILGVISDIASQTNLLALNAAIEAARAGEQGRGFAVVADEVRKLAERTTQSTAEISAMVDRIRNGTQRAVEGMESGLLQVGHSVELSHQAREAFNRMNASSLEVSQVVQRIAQAIDVESQTEHAIQSHVEQVQALIEQNDRAMRDVVGSAGRLKNVSGALSQSVARFRV, from the coding sequence ATGAGTTTCCGTAACCGGCTGCTGCTCGGCATGACACTGATCATGGCCGCCTTCATCACCGCAGTTGTTGTTGCCTACGGCGGCCTCCACTCCTCCTCCGCCCAGTTCGGCGCTTTTCTCGACGGCGTCGGCAGCCTCAACCAGGGCTACCGCGAAATGTATGCGCAAGGCTTGCAGATGGGGCAGGCATTGCGCAATATCGTGCTCGACCCGGCCAATCCGAAAGCCTTCGAAAATCTCGAAAAGGCGCGCAAGGATTTCGCCACAGCGCGCGATACGGCCAGCCGGGCCGCCGCCACCGTCGACGGTTTTGCCAGTTCGGTGAGCCGTCTGGAGCCACTCGCCAGCGCCCAGGCCGACGCCCAGAAACAGGTCATGGAAGCACTCAAGAGCGGCCATCTCGACGAAGCGAAAACCCTGATCAACAGCAAGGAAACGCCGGCCTGGCGTGCCCTCAAGAAAGCCCTGCTCGATGATATCGAGGCTCTGCAGAAGCTCACCGAAACCCATCGCAGCGAAGTCACCAGCCAGGTCGAACGCGAGCAGAAAATCATCCTCGGCCTCGCCCTGCTCGCCGTGGCGATCGGTATCGGCAGCGTTGTAACGACGCTCGCCTATGTCCGCCGCGAACTCGGCGGCGAACCGGCTTACGCCCGCCAGGTGGCCAATGCCGTGGCAACCGGCGATCTCACCCAGCCGATCAGCCTGCTCGGCAACGACCGCGACAGCCTGCTCGCCGCCCTCGCCGCCATGCAGGAACACCTGCGCCAGCTGGTCGGCACGCTGTCCGGCCATGCCCGCGATGTAGACCAGACCGCCCGCCAGGTCGCCGATGCCACCGATCTCGTTGCCGCCGGCAGTACGCAACAACTGCAGTTGGCCAGCGCCATGGTCGGCAATACGCAAAACCTGACCGGCAGCCTGAACGAAGTGATGAGCGCCGTCAGCGAAGCCGAGCGCATCGTTGCCGAATCGGGCAGCATCTCCGACAGCGGCGCCGCTCTGGCCGGCAGGACGGCGGTCGAAACCGAAGCGATGGCCGAGTCGGTACGCGTGACCGCCGGCCATATCCAGGAACTCGGCGCCCAGTCGGTACAGATCAACTCCATCCTTGGCGTCATTTCCGACATCGCCAGCCAGACCAATCTGCTCGCCCTCAATGCCGCCATCGAAGCGGCCCGCGCCGGCGAACAGGGGCGCGGCTTTGCCGTGGTGGCCGATGAAGTGCGCAAGCTGGCTGAAAGGACCACGCAGTCAACCGCCGAGATTTCCGCCATGGTCGACCGCATCCGCAACGGTACCCAGCGCGCTGTCGAAGGCATGGAATCAGGACTGCTGCAGGTCGGCCACAGCGTCGAACTGTCGCATCAGGCGCGCGAGGCTTTCAATCGCATGAACGCCAGTTCGCTCGAAGTCAGCCAGGTCGTGCAACGCATTGCCCAGGCCATTGATGTCGAAAGTCAGACCGAGCACGCTATCCAGTCGCACGTCGAACAAGTGCAGGCATTGATTGAGCAGAACGACCGGGCAATGCGCGACGTGGTCGGCTCGGCCGGTCGCCTGAAAAACGTCTCGGGCGCCCTCAGCCAGTCGGTCGCCCGCTTCCGGGTTTAA
- a CDS encoding DUF1289 domain-containing protein: MLASPCINLCKMDAQSGLCQGCHRTIDEITRWSRSDDAGRALILAAVARRREQAGAATNHCPTKSHG, translated from the coding sequence ATGCTTGCTTCCCCCTGTATCAACCTCTGCAAGATGGACGCGCAGAGCGGCCTCTGTCAGGGCTGCCACCGCACCATCGACGAAATCACCCGCTGGTCGCGCAGCGACGATGCCGGTCGCGCGCTGATTCTGGCCGCTGTCGCCCGCCGCCGCGAGCAAGCCGGTGCCGCTACCAACCATTGCCCAACGAAATCCCATGGATAA
- a CDS encoding ribbon-helix-helix domain-containing protein → MCELYVKADPILYESRSRSLRIHGCVTKIRLENLFWDILAELAASDGFTTNQLIARLYDELLAYRGEIDNFSSFLRVSCLRYLTLKKGMEERPSLAVVSKAAA, encoded by the coding sequence ATGTGCGAGCTTTACGTCAAGGCCGACCCCATCCTCTACGAGTCGCGTTCGCGCTCGCTGCGCATCCACGGCTGCGTCACCAAGATCCGCCTGGAAAACCTGTTCTGGGACATCCTGGCCGAACTCGCCGCGAGTGACGGATTCACAACCAACCAGCTGATCGCCCGGCTTTATGATGAATTACTGGCCTATCGCGGCGAAATCGACAATTTCTCGTCCTTTTTGCGCGTTTCCTGCCTGCGCTACCTGACCCTGAAAAAGGGCATGGAAGAACGGCCAAGCCTTGCTGTCGTCAGCAAGGCGGCAGCCTGA
- a CDS encoding endonuclease domain-containing protein: MQGQDNTWLQKNRIPQELRKEATDAERFLWRFLRGKQLGVKFRRQHPFSNCVLDFVCLERKLVIELDGGQHAETASADNERTRFLQVAGFRVLRFWNNQVFQETEAVIESIMAALAQTHPHPGPPLEGEGVHEVHP, translated from the coding sequence ATGCAAGGACAAGACAACACGTGGTTGCAAAAAAACCGGATTCCTCAGGAACTCAGGAAAGAAGCAACTGACGCCGAGCGCTTTCTCTGGCGATTCCTGCGCGGCAAACAGCTTGGCGTGAAGTTTCGGCGCCAACATCCTTTCAGCAACTGTGTTCTCGATTTTGTCTGCCTGGAACGGAAGCTGGTCATAGAACTTGATGGTGGGCAACATGCGGAAACAGCTAGCGCAGACAATGAACGGACGCGCTTCCTTCAGGTAGCAGGCTTTCGGGTGCTTCGTTTCTGGAACAATCAGGTTTTTCAGGAAACGGAAGCAGTCATCGAAAGCATCATGGCCGCACTTGCCCAAACCCATCCCCACCCTGGCCCTCCCCTTGAAGGGGAGGGAGTACACGAGGTCCATCCATGA